A part of Candidatus Saccharibacteria bacterium genomic DNA contains:
- a CDS encoding ATP-dependent helicase, producing the protein MTDSAPTRSIRSCVAPNVQSMAFRAALGARYIQVATRYVPGPEGLTFPARKRVILFSLYNREVAEFEKRYKQLNKAQREAVDSIEGPLLVIAGPGTGKTELLSMRAANILQKTDTLPQNILCLTFTDSGAAAMRQRLASIIGPDAYKVAIHTFHSFGSEVINQNSEYFYHGAAFKPADELTSHEILTGIFDELDYTNPLTSKMNGEYTYLSDAKTVISELKRNGLTSDELLTIIASNDIVLDSVEKELSRIFSERPSTTMLPLLVPLAKKVAELAPQPIPSAYTPLSNTLSLSMAHAFDHAVAANSTKPLTAWRDEWLEKNDQGSFVFKDRKRHAKLRALSHIYYAYLTRMEQAGLYDFDDMVLGVIHGLETQADLAYNLQEKYHYIMVDEFQDTNLAQLRVLFALTNSPLYEGKPNIMAVGDDDQAIYSFQGAEVNNIHRFRSQYPGMRLVVLTDNYRSAKPILLHAREVIIQGEDRLESTMSDLGLVKELVALTTPKAPKVQLMPFASQVEEYSWIARDIANHIESGQPASTIAILARRHSELVAMLPYLYANNITVNYERRDDVLSMDVVIALELIASIAVHLFDRDIEAADSLLPELLAHPAFLCDPEAVWRISLVSHRNHLSWLESMATTPEFAPLQQWLVSLALAVPHTPLEQFLDMLLGMPADSTKDDVVSYRSPLYEHYFSAEQLAINPEAYLVALDALRTIRAHLRDFKPNSPLHVRDFLEYTTMYRQIGTGITSLRRQADEIAGSVHLMTVHKAKGLEFDSVYIAGAHDGAWGERVRSRSRLIGYPENLQLAPAGNTYSERLRLFYVAMTRAKQQLSISHPTVAENGSTLLPASFLTGTSLTAIEQLSIPSSTEQNAQALVAWHDYYTRATTDSMQLLLAPLLETYKLSATHLNNFIDLSRGGPGTFLLNNLLRFPQAKSANAAYGTAIHTTLQRAHAHLSATGRRKPIEDVLGDFVKEMTNQHLDSSDTELFIQKGQDSLSAFLSQYYNSFTPSQRTELGFGNQSVVCDGVRLTGSLDLVEIIDQNITVTDYKTGKPSTSWKGSTDYEKIKLHKYKQQLMFYQLLVGHSRDYSKYSYLKGILQFVEPDRSGTIYTLDVVATEAELHVFRQLLKAVWHCIQNLTLPDISQFEPTYKGILQFEKYLIDNYSNN; encoded by the coding sequence GTGACCGATAGCGCACCTACACGCAGTATCCGCAGCTGCGTGGCGCCCAATGTGCAATCGATGGCGTTTCGTGCGGCCCTCGGCGCCCGGTATATCCAAGTAGCCACTCGCTACGTTCCGGGCCCCGAGGGGCTCACTTTTCCCGCCCGAAAGCGGGTTATTTTATTTTCTCTGTATAATAGAGAGGTGGCTGAATTCGAAAAAAGATATAAGCAGCTGAACAAAGCGCAGCGCGAAGCGGTGGATAGTATTGAAGGTCCGCTCTTAGTTATTGCTGGCCCCGGCACAGGTAAGACTGAGTTACTAAGTATGCGCGCCGCCAACATATTACAAAAGACCGACACGCTGCCCCAAAATATACTTTGTCTCACATTTACCGATAGTGGTGCTGCTGCTATGCGCCAGCGACTGGCTAGTATTATTGGCCCCGATGCCTATAAAGTCGCTATCCATACTTTCCATAGTTTTGGGAGTGAAGTTATCAACCAGAATAGCGAATACTTTTACCATGGTGCCGCATTTAAGCCGGCCGATGAGCTGACGAGTCATGAGATACTGACTGGGATTTTTGACGAGCTCGACTATACCAACCCGCTCACCAGTAAAATGAATGGGGAATACACCTATCTTAGCGACGCCAAAACGGTTATTAGCGAGCTAAAGCGTAATGGTTTGACGAGCGATGAACTACTGACCATCATCGCCTCCAACGACATCGTTCTCGACAGTGTTGAAAAAGAACTGAGTAGGATATTTTCTGAGCGGCCAAGCACCACCATGCTCCCACTCTTAGTGCCGCTTGCAAAAAAGGTCGCAGAACTCGCGCCACAACCTATCCCATCGGCCTATACGCCACTCTCAAATACCTTGTCGCTCAGTATGGCGCATGCGTTCGACCACGCCGTCGCAGCAAATAGTACGAAACCCCTTACCGCGTGGCGCGATGAATGGCTGGAAAAAAATGACCAGGGTAGCTTCGTGTTCAAAGATCGCAAACGCCACGCCAAGCTGCGAGCCCTAAGCCACATTTACTATGCTTATCTGACGCGCATGGAGCAAGCCGGACTATACGATTTCGATGACATGGTACTGGGCGTTATTCACGGACTCGAAACGCAGGCAGACCTTGCATACAACTTGCAAGAAAAGTACCACTATATTATGGTGGATGAGTTTCAAGACACCAACCTTGCGCAGCTCCGTGTGCTGTTCGCGCTCACCAACAGTCCACTCTATGAGGGCAAGCCGAATATCATGGCAGTCGGTGATGATGACCAAGCAATTTATAGTTTTCAGGGCGCCGAAGTCAACAATATTCATCGTTTCCGTAGTCAATATCCGGGTATGCGCCTGGTAGTGCTAACCGACAATTACCGGTCGGCAAAACCAATCTTACTCCACGCACGTGAGGTGATAATACAAGGCGAAGATCGACTCGAATCAACCATGAGCGATCTCGGCCTGGTAAAAGAGCTCGTCGCCCTCACCACGCCCAAAGCGCCCAAAGTTCAGCTGATGCCATTTGCTTCCCAAGTTGAAGAGTACAGCTGGATTGCTAGGGATATCGCCAATCACATTGAGAGTGGTCAACCGGCCTCAACTATCGCCATACTAGCGCGCCGCCACAGCGAGCTCGTAGCTATGCTGCCGTATTTATATGCTAATAATATCACTGTCAACTATGAACGCCGCGATGACGTCCTTTCGATGGACGTCGTGATAGCGCTCGAACTTATCGCTTCGATTGCAGTGCACCTGTTCGACCGGGATATCGAAGCAGCCGATAGCCTATTGCCCGAACTGTTGGCTCATCCGGCATTTTTATGTGACCCTGAAGCGGTCTGGCGCATAAGTTTAGTAAGCCATCGCAATCATTTGTCGTGGCTCGAAAGCATGGCAACAACACCTGAGTTTGCGCCCTTACAACAATGGCTTGTTTCGCTTGCGCTCGCCGTACCACACACCCCGCTTGAGCAATTTCTCGACATGCTTCTTGGCATGCCGGCCGACTCAACAAAAGACGATGTCGTTTCGTATCGGTCGCCCCTTTATGAGCACTACTTCAGTGCCGAACAACTTGCTATTAATCCCGAAGCTTACCTTGTAGCGCTTGACGCACTTCGTACTATTCGCGCCCACTTACGCGACTTTAAACCAAATAGCCCGCTTCACGTCCGTGACTTTTTGGAGTACACGACGATGTATCGACAGATAGGAACAGGCATAACAAGCCTGCGTAGGCAGGCCGACGAGATTGCCGGCTCAGTGCATTTGATGACCGTTCACAAAGCCAAGGGGCTGGAGTTCGATTCGGTATATATCGCCGGAGCCCATGACGGCGCCTGGGGCGAGCGGGTTCGTAGTCGTAGCCGACTGATTGGCTATCCCGAAAATCTTCAATTAGCTCCTGCCGGAAACACCTACAGCGAACGTCTACGACTATTCTATGTCGCGATGACCCGCGCCAAGCAACAGCTATCGATAAGCCACCCGACCGTCGCCGAAAATGGCAGTACACTGCTGCCGGCTAGTTTTTTGACCGGTACTTCGCTGACAGCTATTGAGCAGCTGTCAATTCCGTCGTCGACCGAGCAAAACGCGCAAGCCCTGGTAGCATGGCACGATTACTATACACGCGCGACGACCGACTCCATGCAGCTACTACTTGCGCCGCTACTAGAAACCTACAAGCTGTCGGCAACGCACTTGAATAACTTCATCGATCTATCCCGCGGCGGCCCTGGAACCTTCTTGCTCAACAATCTTTTGCGGTTCCCGCAGGCCAAAAGCGCCAATGCAGCGTACGGCACTGCAATCCACACCACTCTTCAGCGAGCACATGCTCATTTGTCGGCAACCGGCAGGCGAAAACCAATCGAAGATGTCCTGGGCGATTTCGTAAAAGAAATGACAAATCAGCATCTCGACAGCAGCGACACAGAGCTGTTCATACAAAAAGGCCAAGACAGTCTGAGTGCTTTTTTGTCGCAGTATTATAACAGCTTCACCCCGTCGCAGCGCACAGAACTCGGCTTTGGCAATCAGTCAGTTGTGTGCGACGGCGTGCGCCTGACAGGTTCACTCGACCTAGTCGAGATTATCGATCAAAACATTACGGTCACTGACTACAAAACCGGCAAACCCAGCACTAGCTGGAAGGGGAGCACTGACTACGAAAAAATAAAGCTACATAAATATAAGCAACAACTCATGTTTTACCAACTTCTCGTCGGGCATTCGCGCGACTATAGCAAGTATTCCTACCTAAAAGGCATCTTGCAATTCGTCGAACCAGACCGAAGTGGGACTATCTATACCCTTGACGTGGTGGCAACCGAAGCAGAGTTGCATGTATTTCGTCAGTTACTGAAGGCAGTTTGGCACTGTATACAAAACCTCACCCTTCCCGACATTAGTCAGTTTGAGCCGACCTACAAAGGCATACTACAGTTTGAGAAATATCTTATTGACAATTATTCCAATAACTGA